In Gammaproteobacteria bacterium, the genomic stretch ACCAAGAACTCGAACAGAGTCTAGAGTAAGCACCATGCGCGCGTTTATGGCCTTGTTGGTGTTAGCTATGCTGCTTTGTTCGGCAGCAGCGATGATTTTTTTGCTGCTTTATTTACTAGGCATCCTATAGATTTGCTTGGTCGCAATTGCCTTCCTGCAAAAACCGTAATTGCTCTATTATTTCTACGCCTAACGAATAATGCCCCATTCATGAGCGCACAAAAAACACTAACTTCGTCAAAATGCTGCGATTTTCCTGTAAATTATTAATAAATCACCAAGAAACCGCTAGACAAGCCAATTAATAGGGGGCAAACTCCTTCTCAGTTCAATTTTTGTAAGATGTCGGATTTTTACCGAAATTCGCCTCTATTTAGCGAATAACTCTACTGAAAAGAAGAATCAATGGCTAATATACTGGTCGTTAATGGCCCCAATCTTAATCTGCTCGGTGATCGCGAACCGAGTATCTATGGCCGTACGTCGCTCAACGACATTATTGCTGAGCTTGAAACGAGCGCTACTAAACTTGGCCATCAGCTTAGCGCCTTTCAGAGTAATGCCGAACACGAGCTGATCGACAGGGTGCAACAAGCTAAAGTCGAAAAAGTCGATTTTTTAATTATTAACCCGGCCGCATTCACGCATAGTAGTATTGCGTTAGCTGATGCGATCAGCGCGGTTGCCGTTCCCTTTATCGAAATTCACTTATCCAATATTTTTTCTCGCGAGTCATTTCGCCAGCATTCTTATTTTTCGGCCAAGGCGTTGGGCACGATTAGTGGCCTTGGTGCGCACGGTTACCAACTTGCCCTGAACGCCGCTGACAACTATCTAAAAGCAATGTCAGCAACACCAACCACCAGACAGGCCTAACCCTCTTATGGATATTAGAAAAGTTAAAAAACTCATCGAGTTACTGGAAGAATCGAGCGTTAACGAAATTGAGATTCACGAAGGTGAAGAATCGGTTCGCATAAGCCGCGGCAGTAGCGCCACCACCGCGGTTATCACCACGCCCGGTATACCTATGCCCATTGCCGCAGCTCCAACACCTGCCGCCGCAGTAGAAAGCGTGGCTGAAACCGTTGCCAGTGGGCACATTATGCGCGCACCAATGGTCGGTACTTTTTATCGTTCGGCTGCGCCCGGCGCCAAGCCTTTTGTCGAGCTTGGTGCTCAAGTCAATGCCGGCGACACGCTATGCATCATTGAAGCGATGAAGATGCTTAATCAAATTGAGGCTGACGCCAGCGGCACCATTAAAGAAATTCTCGGCGAAAATGGCCAGCCCGTCGAATTTGATCAACCGCTTTTCGTGATTGACTAAACACAGCGATAATCATTGATGTTTGATAAAGTTTTAATTGCCAACCGCGGTGAGATTGCGCTGCGTATATTGCGTGGCTGTCGCGAGCTCGGCATTCGCACTGTCGCCGTTCACTCAACCGCTGACCGTGATCTTAAACATGTGCGCCTGGCTGACGAATCCGTCTGTATCGGTGGCGCCAATTCTGTCGATAGCTACCTTAATGTGCCAGCACTCATCAGCGCTGCCGAGGTTACTGATGCGATTGCGATTCATCCTGGCTACGGTTTTCTCTCTGAGAATGCTGATTTTGCTGAACGCGTTGAGCAAAGTGGCTTTACTTTTATTGGCCCCCGGCCTGACACCATTCGGGCTATGGGCGACAAAGTATCTGCCATTGCGACGATGAAAAAGGCTGGTATTCCTTGCGTCCCTGGCTCTGATGGGCCGCTGGGCAACAACAACGAAACTAATTTACGTATCGCTCGCGAGATTGGCTATCCCGTTATTATTAAAGCGGCTGGCGGTGGTGGTGGCCGCGGTATGCGCGCCGTACATACCGAGGCAAGCCTACTTACGGCTATCTCACTGACACGTACCGAGGCGGCCAATGCCTTTGCTAATGACATGCTCTACATGGAAAAATACCTGGAAAACCCGCGCCATATTGAAGTACAAATATTGGCGGATGAGCACGGTAATGCGATCCACCTTGGCGAGCGTGACTGCTCGATGCAACGCCGCCACCAAAAAGTGATTGAAGAAGCGCCAGCACCCGGCATCGATGCCAAGACCCGAAAAAAAATCGGCTCACTCTGCACTAAAGCCTGTCGTGATATTAACTATCGGGGTGTCGGTACCTTTGAATTTCTTTACGAGAACGGTGAATTTTATTTCATCGAAATGAATACGCGACTACAAGTCGAACATACGGTAACGGAAATGATTACCGGTATTGATTTAGTTAAACAACAACTGTTCGTCGCAGCAGGTGAAAAACTGTCCATACGACAAGATGACGTTGTGCTCAGTGGCCACGCTATTGAATGCCGCATTAACGCCGAAGATCCTGAGAGTTTTATGCCGTCACCTGGCACTATAAAACAGTTTCATGTTCCTGGCGGTCCGGGTATTCGCATCGACTCCCATCTCTACAGTGGCTATACCGTCCCGCCCTATTATGATTCGATGATCGCTAAATTAATTGCCCATGGTGAGGATCGAAAATCGGCTTTAGCGCGCATGCGTAATGCCTTAAATGAAATTGTCATTGACGGTATTAAAACCAATATAGCGCTACACCAAAGCCTGATTGATGACAGCAAATTTGCTATCGGCGGCACCAGCATTCATTACCTCGAACGTAAACTCGGTATTAGCTAATTCAACGCCAAGCCCCAATGCAATGGTTTAGGTGGCCTGACTTATGAATGCTCATGCCAAGTGGTTACAAATTATTGTTAGTGTCAACGCCAATCATAGTAATGCGGTTACGGAACACCTAGAGTCTATCGGCGCGCTTGCCGTAACATTGCAAGATGGCGCCGAAGAAGCGCTGTACGAAACCGTACCGCACAGTGAAAGCCAGTGGCAAAACACCAAGGTCGTTGGCTTGTTTACAGGCGACCAAGATCCAAGCACCTTAGCAAAGCAATTCAGCCAACTGTGCGGCGAACGCCTTGAGCCGACACCCGTTTTTACAATCGAAACCTTGCAAGATGAAGCTTGGCAACGGCGCTGTCTCGAACACGTTAAGCCCATGCGTTTTGGCAAACGGCTGTGGATTATCCCCAGTTGGGGCGAACACACTGCGCCGCAGAATGCGCGCATCGTCAGCCTCGATCCCGGCCTGGCCTTTGGTACTGGCACACATGCCACCACCTCGCTCTGCCTGGAATGGATCGATAATTGCGATTTTGCTAACAAAGCAGTCATCGACTACGGTTGTGGCTCAGGCATTTTAGCCGTTGCAGCAGTCAAATGTGGTGCTAACCACGTCCATGCCATCGATCATGATGACCAAGCCATTATTGCCACTGCCGCCAACGCAGAAAAAAACCAATGTCGGAGCCAAATCAACACATACTTACCGGACGAATTTAACAACCAGCCCAATAGCGAGCCTGTGGATATTGTTTTTGCCAATATTCTTGCGCAGCCTTTAATTAATCTTGCCAAAACCTTGGCCGATCTGTGTAAACAAGACGCAAAACTGATACTGTCGGGGCTATTATTAGAACATCACGATTGTATCCACAATGCCTATTCACCGTGGTTTCAACTTGCACCACCGCGCGAAAAAGAGGGTTGGCTATTAATAGAATGTACGAAATACTAGGGCTTGCTAACACCGCTAAGGTCGCAGCGTTGCCGCCCAGAATCGAGCCAGGCGAGGCACGAGGAGAGAATTTAGTGGTTCTAAATAAACGACAAGTAACGACGGCTGGCTCGATTCTGGGCGCAACCCGAAGGGACTGCGACCTTAGCGGTGTTAACAAGCCCTGATATGACCAAACCTGTAGAACCCAAATACGACATTAAAGCAGCGCTGCGCAGGCAAACATTGCACCATCATAGCCAGCTTCATCTACCGCGTCGCTCGTACTGGGGGATAGCACTTGTTTTAATATTAATCGCCTTGCTCACCATACAACTCAGCGTTAGCTTTCAGC encodes the following:
- the aroQ gene encoding type II 3-dehydroquinate dehydratase — protein: MANILVVNGPNLNLLGDREPSIYGRTSLNDIIAELETSATKLGHQLSAFQSNAEHELIDRVQQAKVEKVDFLIINPAAFTHSSIALADAISAVAVPFIEIHLSNIFSRESFRQHSYFSAKALGTISGLGAHGYQLALNAADNYLKAMSATPTTRQA
- a CDS encoding acetyl-CoA carboxylase biotin carboxyl carrier protein is translated as MDIRKVKKLIELLEESSVNEIEIHEGEESVRISRGSSATTAVITTPGIPMPIAAAPTPAAAVESVAETVASGHIMRAPMVGTFYRSAAPGAKPFVELGAQVNAGDTLCIIEAMKMLNQIEADASGTIKEILGENGQPVEFDQPLFVID
- the accC gene encoding acetyl-CoA carboxylase biotin carboxylase subunit, producing the protein MFDKVLIANRGEIALRILRGCRELGIRTVAVHSTADRDLKHVRLADESVCIGGANSVDSYLNVPALISAAEVTDAIAIHPGYGFLSENADFAERVEQSGFTFIGPRPDTIRAMGDKVSAIATMKKAGIPCVPGSDGPLGNNNETNLRIAREIGYPVIIKAAGGGGGRGMRAVHTEASLLTAISLTRTEAANAFANDMLYMEKYLENPRHIEVQILADEHGNAIHLGERDCSMQRRHQKVIEEAPAPGIDAKTRKKIGSLCTKACRDINYRGVGTFEFLYENGEFYFIEMNTRLQVEHTVTEMITGIDLVKQQLFVAAGEKLSIRQDDVVLSGHAIECRINAEDPESFMPSPGTIKQFHVPGGPGIRIDSHLYSGYTVPPYYDSMIAKLIAHGEDRKSALARMRNALNEIVIDGIKTNIALHQSLIDDSKFAIGGTSIHYLERKLGIS
- the prmA gene encoding 50S ribosomal protein L11 methyltransferase encodes the protein MNAHAKWLQIIVSVNANHSNAVTEHLESIGALAVTLQDGAEEALYETVPHSESQWQNTKVVGLFTGDQDPSTLAKQFSQLCGERLEPTPVFTIETLQDEAWQRRCLEHVKPMRFGKRLWIIPSWGEHTAPQNARIVSLDPGLAFGTGTHATTSLCLEWIDNCDFANKAVIDYGCGSGILAVAAVKCGANHVHAIDHDDQAIIATAANAEKNQCRSQINTYLPDEFNNQPNSEPVDIVFANILAQPLINLAKTLADLCKQDAKLILSGLLLEHHDCIHNAYSPWFQLAPPREKEGWLLIECTKY